The following are encoded together in the Bacillota bacterium genome:
- a CDS encoding short-chain dehydrogenase — MAERRKHALVVGGTGMLRGLTLALAEEGYAVSVIARTAARLDSLAAAAKDAPGLINPLSLDYRDGTRLQEALRRAAGQFGPIVLAVCWIHSTAPAALRQIAEVIGESGAPCRLFHVRGSAVANPAAEAKRLPEWLGRYPSIQYRQVILGFVIEHGRSRWLTHQEISGGVLAAVRADRELSIVGTVEPWSLRP, encoded by the coding sequence GTGGCGGAAAGGCGGAAGCACGCGCTGGTGGTCGGCGGCACCGGGATGCTGCGGGGACTCACGCTGGCGCTGGCGGAAGAGGGCTACGCCGTCTCGGTCATCGCCCGGACCGCCGCCCGCCTCGACTCGCTGGCCGCGGCGGCGAAAGATGCGCCAGGCCTCATCAACCCGCTGTCTCTTGACTACCGCGACGGCACGCGGCTGCAAGAGGCCCTGCGGCGAGCCGCCGGCCAGTTCGGGCCCATCGTTCTCGCGGTTTGCTGGATTCACTCGACCGCGCCCGCTGCCCTGCGGCAGATCGCGGAAGTCATCGGCGAAAGCGGGGCACCTTGCCGCCTGTTTCATGTCCGCGGCAGCGCCGTCGCCAATCCCGCCGCCGAGGCGAAACGGCTGCCGGAGTGGCTGGGGCGGTACCCCAGCATCCAGTATCGCCAAGTCATTCTCGGTTTCGTCATCGAGCACGGCCGGTCGCGCTGGTTGACGCACCAGGAAATCAGCGGCGGGGTGCTGGCCGCCGTGCGGGCCGACCGGGAGTTGTCCATCGTCGGCACGGTGGAGCCGTGGTCGCTGCGGCCGTAG
- a CDS encoding NADPH-dependent oxidoreductase, which yields MAFVATDALAGPDRFELEGRPVPETLLNDVVRLLCRHRSVRSYRPDPLPEGVLEVLVTAAQSASTSRHFQAYSIVAVQDPERKKRLAELSNNGFVADAPLVLVFCPDLHRLEAVSRRQGYEFAERGMDMFLQAVVDTALAAQNAAIAAESLGLGICYIGGIRDAVVEVAELLRLPPRTFALFAMTVGYPAGPTHVRPRLPMDVVLHRETYSDDKLEEGLRRYDEITAASGIYARRAAPEDGGEPRLYGWCEHTARRLARPHPKRAALRRQLEELGWEF from the coding sequence TTGGCTTTCGTGGCAACAGACGCGCTGGCCGGCCCGGACCGCTTTGAGCTGGAAGGGCGGCCAGTGCCGGAAACGCTGCTCAACGACGTGGTTCGCCTCTTGTGCCGTCACCGCTCGGTGCGATCGTATCGGCCCGATCCGCTGCCGGAGGGCGTGCTGGAGGTGCTGGTGACGGCGGCTCAGAGCGCGTCGACGTCGCGCCACTTCCAGGCGTACAGCATCGTCGCCGTGCAGGACCCGGAGCGCAAGAAGCGGCTGGCGGAGCTGAGCAACAACGGGTTCGTCGCCGACGCGCCGCTGGTGCTGGTCTTTTGCCCGGACCTGCATCGCCTGGAGGCGGTCAGCCGCCGGCAAGGGTACGAATTCGCCGAGCGGGGCATGGACATGTTCCTCCAGGCCGTGGTCGACACGGCGCTGGCGGCGCAAAACGCGGCCATCGCCGCGGAAAGCCTCGGGCTCGGCATTTGCTACATCGGCGGCATCCGGGATGCCGTCGTAGAGGTGGCGGAGCTGCTGCGGCTGCCGCCGCGCACTTTTGCCCTTTTCGCCATGACTGTGGGCTATCCGGCCGGCCCGACGCACGTCCGGCCTCGGCTGCCCATGGACGTTGTGTTGCACCGGGAGACGTACAGCGACGACAAGCTGGAGGAAGGTTTGCGGCGGTACGATGAAATCACGGCGGCCAGCGGGATCTACGCGCGACGGGCCGCGCCGGAAGACGGAGGGGAGCCTCGCCTTTACGGCTGGTGTGAGCACACAGCCCGGCGCCTGGCGCGTCCCCATCCTAAGCGGGCCGCCCTGCGCCGTCAGCTCGAGGAGCTAGGCTGGGAGTTCTAG
- a CDS encoding sugar ABC transporter permease → MLGRKPVVAVPARRIVWRRYAKEGLKYLLAVAGVLVAVTPYLYMVLHSLAPWNEVNRRFIPTELTLRSYEWLLQGSRTVAPKPWLRALLNSAIVTAGSTFLMVVCGLVVGYALSRLRFRGQQTVYNIILFQMFYPAIVLLVPTFLIVRALGLYDTYWGMIVPKAVSLWAIFMFTSFFKSIPQDIIDAARIDGLSELGIVFRIALPMSIPITTVITLFLFMERWSELLWDLIIVQDENLMTLNVLIATMSGPYGNYPGGLYAASVILTLPILILFLIFSKYFRQGFQLVLK, encoded by the coding sequence ATGCTCGGCCGGAAACCCGTCGTCGCCGTGCCGGCGCGGCGAATCGTCTGGCGCCGCTACGCCAAAGAGGGGCTGAAGTACCTGCTGGCCGTGGCGGGGGTGTTGGTCGCCGTCACGCCTTATCTGTACATGGTGCTCCATTCGCTGGCGCCGTGGAACGAAGTGAACCGGCGGTTTATCCCGACGGAGCTCACGCTGCGGTCGTACGAATGGCTCCTGCAGGGCTCGCGGACCGTGGCGCCCAAGCCCTGGCTACGGGCGTTGCTGAACAGCGCCATCGTAACGGCCGGCTCCACGTTCCTCATGGTCGTGTGCGGCCTGGTGGTTGGCTACGCGCTCTCCCGGCTCCGCTTCCGGGGGCAGCAAACCGTCTACAACATCATCCTGTTCCAGATGTTCTACCCGGCCATCGTCCTCCTGGTGCCCACCTTCCTCATCGTGCGGGCGCTGGGGCTCTACGACACCTACTGGGGCATGATCGTGCCCAAAGCGGTGAGCCTGTGGGCCATCTTCATGTTCACGTCGTTCTTTAAGTCCATCCCGCAGGACATCATCGACGCGGCCCGCATCGACGGCCTGTCGGAGCTGGGCATCGTTTTCCGGATCGCTTTGCCCATGTCGATTCCCATCACCACCGTCATCACGCTGTTCCTTTTCATGGAACGGTGGAGCGAGCTGCTCTGGGACCTGATCATCGTCCAGGACGAGAACTTGATGACCCTGAACGTCCTCATCGCCACCATGAGCGGCCCCTACGGCAACTACCCGGGCGGGTTGTATGCAGCCAGCGTGATTCTCACGCTGCCTATCCTGATCCTCTTCCTGATCTTCTCGAAGTACTTCCGGCAAGGGTTCCAGCTGGTGCTCAAGTAA
- a CDS encoding sugar ABC transporter permease: MSRRMQEVRGWLMASPYLLFAIIFFFLPLLWSVVLVFSDWNLIAPDWRWVGLQNFLEALQSRRVQQAFLSSFRFMIFVVPLGLAVSLAIALLVNSLKRFQGLFAVGFFLPYLASGVAVSLVVRGALAFNSPVGRFFLNNFGYVPDWLGNPWLAILIISLMIVWKFSGYYALIFLAGLQSIPKELYEAAQIDGASSWRTFWSITLPMLYPALYSVLILMVGLMFGIFTEPYVLTKGGPDLATHTWHLEIYYQAFSALRSGYATAISTLNALAVFITVMIVRRIMERWGRNLGWVD, from the coding sequence ATGAGCCGGCGCATGCAGGAGGTAAGGGGATGGCTCATGGCTTCCCCTTACCTCCTTTTTGCCATCATATTCTTTTTTCTCCCGCTCCTCTGGAGCGTCGTTTTGGTCTTCAGCGACTGGAACCTGATTGCGCCCGACTGGCGGTGGGTGGGCCTGCAGAACTTTCTGGAGGCCCTGCAGAGCCGGCGGGTGCAGCAGGCGTTCTTGTCGTCCTTCCGCTTCATGATCTTCGTAGTGCCTTTGGGCCTCGCGGTCTCGCTGGCCATCGCCCTGCTGGTGAACTCGCTCAAGCGGTTCCAGGGCCTGTTTGCCGTCGGGTTTTTCCTGCCCTATCTGGCCTCGGGCGTGGCCGTCTCCCTGGTGGTCCGGGGCGCGCTCGCCTTCAACAGCCCCGTCGGCCGTTTCTTCCTCAACAACTTCGGCTACGTGCCCGACTGGCTGGGCAACCCCTGGCTGGCCATCCTGATCATCAGCTTGATGATCGTGTGGAAGTTCTCGGGGTATTACGCCCTCATTTTCCTGGCGGGGCTGCAGTCAATCCCGAAGGAACTGTATGAGGCCGCGCAAATCGACGGCGCCAGCTCGTGGCGGACGTTCTGGTCCATCACGCTGCCCATGCTCTACCCGGCCCTCTACTCGGTGCTCATCCTCATGGTCGGGCTCATGTTCGGCATCTTCACCGAGCCGTACGTGCTGACCAAGGGTGGGCCCGATCTGGCCACCCATACCTGGCACTTGGAGATCTACTATCAAGCCTTCTCCGCCCTCCGCTCCGGCTACGCGACGGCCATTTCCACGCTAAACGCGCTGGCCGTGTTCATCACGGTCATGATCGTCCGCCGCATCATGGAGCGGTGGGGCCGGAACCTGGGCTGGGTGGACTAA
- a CDS encoding sugar ABC transporter substrate-binding protein: MKRFLACVVALGLALVMAAPAQAVTEVTFWSAPNPPQEVFWRQMAERFNAVQDDIRVTVRAMVESPSSEATIMTALAGGTAPTGSENIFIGFGSQLYESGALVPLDTLPGWEELIKARNMEQSIEAWRFPDGHFYILPIYANAMLFGWRIDILQDLGYEEPPRTYSEVIEVGKRLRERDRSMYLLARQALVQNAWWERWFDYLLLYNAASDGQPFISGSEITADEEAAVKVFQFYKDLSDNQLLLTQAVTDPFPTGLSIWQELGPWTFSDWAERFPELEYGVHFVLTPPPVPDDYPADAPVKTFADAKGLVIYAQSSPAEQQALFEFIKWVFSDPANDLLWLEVTGLPPVRDDLSVNPIFRTFFEEKPVLLPYAEALPYAVPPFTNSRFADIQTTLSDEGLLPLIAGRKSPEQAWRDAKAAIQAILDR, from the coding sequence ATGAAACGGTTCCTCGCGTGTGTCGTCGCCTTGGGGCTCGCGCTGGTGATGGCGGCGCCGGCGCAGGCAGTGACGGAGGTCACCTTCTGGAGCGCTCCTAACCCGCCTCAGGAAGTCTTCTGGCGTCAGATGGCCGAGCGGTTCAACGCAGTCCAGGATGACATTCGGGTCACCGTGCGGGCCATGGTCGAATCGCCTTCGTCGGAGGCGACCATTATGACGGCCCTGGCCGGCGGCACGGCACCCACGGGGTCTGAAAACATCTTCATCGGGTTCGGCAGCCAGCTGTATGAGAGCGGCGCGCTGGTACCTCTCGACACCTTGCCCGGCTGGGAGGAGCTCATCAAGGCCCGCAACATGGAACAGAGCATCGAGGCCTGGCGGTTCCCGGACGGGCATTTCTATATCCTGCCGATTTACGCCAACGCCATGCTCTTCGGCTGGCGGATTGACATCCTGCAGGACCTCGGGTACGAGGAGCCGCCGCGCACCTACAGCGAAGTGATCGAAGTGGGCAAGCGGCTCCGGGAGCGAGACCGGAGCATGTATCTCCTGGCCCGTCAGGCCCTGGTCCAGAACGCTTGGTGGGAACGCTGGTTTGACTACTTGCTCCTCTACAACGCGGCCAGCGACGGCCAGCCGTTCATCAGCGGCTCGGAGATTACCGCCGATGAGGAGGCGGCCGTCAAGGTCTTCCAGTTCTACAAGGACCTGAGCGACAACCAGCTGCTCCTCACCCAGGCGGTCACCGACCCGTTCCCCACGGGGCTGAGCATCTGGCAGGAGCTGGGCCCGTGGACGTTCTCCGACTGGGCTGAGCGGTTCCCCGAGCTGGAGTACGGCGTGCACTTCGTCCTGACGCCGCCGCCGGTGCCCGACGACTACCCGGCGGACGCGCCGGTGAAGACGTTCGCCGACGCCAAGGGCCTGGTCATCTATGCCCAGAGCTCGCCGGCAGAGCAGCAGGCGTTGTTCGAGTTCATCAAGTGGGTCTTCTCCGACCCGGCCAACGACCTGCTCTGGCTCGAAGTGACTGGGCTACCGCCGGTCCGCGACGACCTGTCGGTGAACCCGATCTTCCGGACGTTCTTCGAAGAGAAGCCGGTCCTGTTGCCGTACGCGGAAGCGCTGCCGTACGCGGTGCCGCCGTTCACGAACTCCCGCTTCGCGGACATCCAGACCACGTTGTCCGATGAAGGCCTCCTGCCGTTGATCGCTGGCCGGAAGAGCCCGGAGCAGGCTTGGCGGGACGCGAAGGCAGCGATCCAGGCGATCTTGGACCGGTAG